In the genome of Heterodontus francisci isolate sHetFra1 unplaced genomic scaffold, sHetFra1.hap1 HAP1_SCAFFOLD_2119, whole genome shotgun sequence, the window CGGGTAGTAACTGTTGTCCTCAGGACGAGGATGTGACAGTGCGGGTCGTAACTATTGACCTCAGGACGAGGATGTGACTTTGAGGGTAGTAACTATTGACCTCAGGATGAGGACTTGTGACCGTGAGGGTAGTAACTACTGACCTCAGGATGAGGTGACAGGGACCATATTACAGCTGAGAATcagtctccccactccccgacacagACAGCCCTCACCCCACACTCTAACTCACCTCTCCCTTCGCCAGTGTCACTTGTGTCCTGCCATCAGAGATTTCTTCATTGATGCTAGAGAGGAAATTGTGGGATATTCGGAGAGCGTCCTCTAGCAGTGGATAGTCCGGATGCTCTTTGGGAGTGTGTTTCAGCAGATCCTGCAAACACAGCAGCTCAGTTAAATCCCAGCTCACTGCTTTCAAATTGGGAGTCATGGTCAGTAGAGGCTTTCCAGCAGAACAGTCCCATAGGAAAACTTTGTGTCGGCCTTGGCTCACTGGATTGCGGCTCACCTCTAAGGCAGCAAATTGTACTTTCAAGTCCCACTCGAGAGATTTCAACCCATAATGCTGGCTGACACTCTCagcgcaatactgagggagtgctgcactgtcggatggtcagtactgagggagtgccgcactgtcggagggtcagtactgagggagcactgcactgtcggatggtcagtactgagggagtgccgcactgtcggatggtcagtactgagggagtgccgcactgtcggagggtcagtactgagggagcactgcactgtcggatggtcagtactgagggagtgccgcactgtcagagggtcagtactgagggagcgctgcactgtcggatggtcagcactgagggagtgcccgcactgtcggagggtcagtactgagggagcgctgcactgtcggatggtcagtactgagggagtgccgcactgtcagagggtcagtactgagggagtgccgcactgtcagaggggtcagtactgagggagtgccgcactgtcggagggtcagtactgagggagcgctgcactgtcggatggtcagtactgagggagtgccgcactgtcagagggtcagtactgagggagtgctgcactgtcagagggtcagtactgagggagtgctgcactgtcagagggtcagtactgagggaatgctgcactgtcagagggtcagtactgagggagtgctgcactgtcagagggtcagtactgagggagtgccgcactgtcggagggtcactgctGAGCGAGTGTTGGTTACCCAGTCCTCCATTCTCCACCCAATCATCACAAGGTCAACATTTACCACCAGGACAGGTTCAATACTTACATGCAGCACCAGAGTGCTTCGAGTGACTCGATCGATCGGTTTGTACAGGAGAGCTGGAACACAAACAACCcccgagtgagaaataaatttccaCAATAACTAAAACTCCTCCCAGAGAGTTAAcccagggaggggaaggggggggcgaggggagggggaggagggaagcgaggggcgggagggggagggaagcgaggggcgggagggggagggaagcgaggggagggaggaggggagaggaagtgaggggagggaaggggaggagagggaagcgaggggaggggaggggagggggggaggggaggaggggttgAGGCTCTGTAGTGCGAATCAGTCTTTATTGTGTACGAGACAATAAGGACTGAGAGAGTAAGCAGACGGCCGCTCCTCGCTGTGGTTGCAGCAATGGGAGTCTGGACCATCGGTCACTACTTTCAAAGCAAATGACAGCGACTTACCATCCAGAGTAATGGAGTGGAAGATTCCTTCGAATCCTGGGGCTTTTGACTTTCAGATccttaggagagagagagagaaaatattcACAGCCTAGTCAGGGCCCGAAACCCTCACCCTGAAACTCTTCCTGGGGTCTGTCACCTTGCTGAGCCCAGCTCCGTGGCGATGCCCCATTCCTTCCCATCTCACCTCAAGATCTTCTTGAAGTGATATTGGCCAGACTGCATTTCTCCACTGTCTCCACAGCCATTTTATAATTGTCCACAAATGCTTTGTATACACCAAAACCTTCAGcctagaacagagagagagagcagtcaaAGGAGGTCAGGCACCGGGTCAGAGAGCGAGCGGCggaaagagagaggaagggagggagaagggctgctacaacccaggactatctgcgtgtcaaactgcgtaagcagcatgcaatagacagagctaagcaatcccataaccaacggatcagatctaagctctgcagtcctgccacatccagctgtgaatggtggtggacaattaaacaactaactggaggaggtggctccacaaatatccccatcctcaatgatgggggagcccagcacatctagtgcgaaagataaggctgaagcatttgcaacaatcttcagccagaagtgccgagttgatgatccatctcggcctcctcctgaagtcccagcatcacagataccagacttcagccaattcgattcactccgcgtgatatcaagaaacaactgaggcactggatactgcaaaagctatgggccctgacaatattccagcaatagtactgaagacctgtgctccagaacttgccgcgcccctagccaagctgttccagtacagctacaacactggcatctaccctgcaatgtggaaatttacccaggtatgtcctgtacacaaaaagcaggacaaatccaacccgtccaAATACCgcctcccatcagcctactctcaatcatcagtaaagtgatggaaggtgtcatcaacagtgcatcaagcagcacttgcttagcaataacctgctcagtgacgctcagtttgggttccgccagggccactcatttcctgacctcattacagccttggttcaaactggacaaaagagctgaactcaagagtgaggtgagagtggctgcccttgaccatcaaggcagcaattgaccagtatggcatcaaggagccccagcaaaactgaggtcaatggaatcaggggaaaactctccgcttggctggagtcatacctagcgcaaaggaagatggttgtggttgttggaagtcaatcatctgagctccaggacatcactgcaggagttcctcaggggtagtgtcctaggcccaaccatcttcagctgcttcatcaatgaccttccttcaatcataaggtcagaagtggggatgtatcgctgatgattgcacaatgttcagcaccatttgtgactcctcagatactgaagcagtccgtgtagaaagcagcaagacctggacaatatccaggattcgtgccacacagtgccaggcaatgaccatattcaacaagagagaatctaaccatctccccttgacattcaacggcattaccatcgctgaatcccccactatcaacatcctaggggttaccattgaccagaaactgaactggagtagccatgtaaataccggggctacaagagcaggtcagaggctaggaatcctgaggcgagtaactcacctcctgactcccacaaagcctgtccactatctacaaggcacaagtcaggagcgtgatggaatactctccacttgcctggatgggtgcagctccaacaacactcaagacaccatccaggacaaagcagcccgcttgattgcaccccatccacaaaccattcactccctcttcactgacgcacagtggcagcagtgtgtaccatctacaagatgcactgcagcaacgcaccaaggctccttagacagcaccttccaaacccgcgacctctaccaactagaaggacaagggcagcaaatacatgggaacaccaccacctgcaaggttcccctccaagtcacacaccatcctgacttggaactataatcgccgttccttactgtcgctgggtcaaaatcctggaacttccttcctaacagcactgtgggtgtacctacctcacatggactgcagcggttcaagaaggcagctcctcaccaccaccttctcaagggcaattagggatgggcaataaatgctggcctagccagctacgccccacatccatgaatgaatttttaaaaaatttcccCTCTCCCCACCTACCAAGCTTCTGAAAAGAGATGTCCCACGGAGTGGACGGGAATCCCAGTGCTGTATTTTGGGACACAGGCTTAGTCACAGAATTCCCGGTGATCTGGTGGATCTCCTGCACCTTGTAGAAGATAGTCTCAATCTGCTGGTTGGTCAGAACCGGTTGAGAGGTGGTTTGCAGCGGCTTGAGTGGCTTCAGTGGCTGGAATAAAAGATTCCGGTAAAAGATGGTGATGTGACATTGTCAACTGAATGCTGTTTGTATAATTGAGGTTGAACAGGTTAATGGTCTCTGAGAGCCAACTCGTCAGTGAGATATTTCAGCAGTAAACGGGAGCAACAGGAGGCAAAGGAGGAGCAGCTGCCAGTAAACTCTCCcaacatcacccccaccccccactgagtaAACTCGCCCAAATCCATACCCCTCCCGACTAAGTAAACTCTCCAAAACCCTCGCCGAGTAAACTCTCCCAAACCAACCCCCCCTCCCGCCCCTGCCGAGTAAACTCTCACCAATCACCATCCCCCCCCGCCGAGTAAACTCTCCCAAACCCTCCCCGCCGAGTaaacctctcccaacccccccccccccacccttccagcCAGTAAACTCTCgcaaaccctccccccccccccccacccccaccgagtaAACACTCCCGGTAAATCCCTCGACCCCCCCCCCGCTCCAGTTAACCCCCCAAATCCCCACCGATTAAACCCcctgaaccaactcccccaccccacgacggtggtggtaatgtcactgaactggtaatccagaggctcgggctaatgccctggggtcacagcagccggtggaatttaaattaaattaagagtctgaaattgaaagctagtcttagtaacagttccatgaaactatcagattgtcataaaagcccatctggttcactaatgtcctttagggaaggaatctgccatcgttacctggtctggcctacatgtgactccagacccacagcaatgtggttaactattAACTGCTTtcagaaccagagaaaaattacagtacagaaagaggccattcagcccatcgtgttggtGCCAGCTGAACAAGCTAgcggcccaatctaatcccaccttccagcacctggtccatagccttgctggttacagcacatcaggtgcatgtccaggtaccttttaaatgaattgaggatttctgcctccaccaccgtgcctggcagtgaattccagatacccgccACCCTTTGGGAgacaaagtttttcctcttgtcccctctaatccttctcccaatcaccttaaacctgtgtccctggtaattgatctctccgccaggggaaacagatccttcctgtctactctatctcggcccctcataattttatacacctctgttaagtcacccctcagcctcctctgttccaaggaaaacatccCTGGCCAatccaatctctccttataactacaactttcaagccctggtaacattcttatcaatctcctctgtactctctccagagcaactatgtcctttctgtaatgtggtgaccagaactgaacgcaatactccaactcgggcctaaccagtgttctatacagttccagcattacatccctgtttttgtattctatacctcggccaataaaggaaagtattccatatgccttcttcaccactctatctacctgtcctaccaccttcagggacctgtggacatgcattccaaggtctctcacttcttctacccctctcaatgtcttcccatttattgtgtattcccttgctttatttgccccccccaaatgcattacctcacacttctccggattgaattccagttgccacttttccgcccactgaaacaaaccattgatatttat includes:
- the LOC137359075 gene encoding active breakpoint cluster region-related protein-like, yielding PLKPLKPLQTTSQPVLTNQQIETIFYKVQEIHQITGNSVTKPVSQNTALGFPSTPWDISFQKLAPGFEGIFHSITLDALLYKPIDRVTRSTLVLHDLLKHTPKEHPDYPLLEDALRISHNFLSSINEEISDGRTQVTLAKGENRQLLRDGFIVEVSEGTRKLRHVFLFTDLLLCGKLKKQAVGKQQQYDCKWYIPLSDLTFLSVEDSEPCPQIHMVPDHELEEMKMKISHIKNEIQREK